A section of the Streptomyces sp. NBC_00178 genome encodes:
- a CDS encoding glutamine synthetase family protein, with protein sequence MADRTPPLQVEELRRLVASGEIDTVVLAFPDMQGRLQGKRFAATFFLDEVLEHGTEGCNYLLAVDTDMNTVDGFAMSSWADGYGDFAMRPDLATLRRVPWHDGTALVLADLSWEDGTPVVAAPRQILRRQLERLAAHGLTAHVGTELEFIVFKDTYEEAWDRDYRGLTPANQYNIDYSVLGTGRIEPLLRRIRNEMAAAGLTVESAKGECNPGQHEIVFRYDEALVTCDQHAVYKTGSKEIAAQEGVSLTFMAKFNEREGNSCHIHLSLQDTGGHSVMAGGDGTMSPLMRHFLAGQLAALRDFSLLYAPNINSYKRFQPGSFAPTAVAWGHDNRTCALRVVGHGRSLRFENRLPGGDVNPYLAVAGLVAAGLHGIEHALELPEACEGNAYTAGYDQVPTTLREAAGVWETSEIAREAFGEETVAHYRNMARVELEAFDAAVTDWELRRSFERL encoded by the coding sequence GTGGCAGACCGAACACCCCCGCTCCAGGTCGAGGAGCTCCGCCGGCTCGTCGCGAGCGGTGAGATCGACACCGTCGTCCTCGCCTTCCCCGATATGCAGGGCAGACTGCAGGGGAAGCGGTTCGCGGCGACGTTCTTCCTGGACGAGGTGCTCGAACACGGCACGGAGGGCTGCAACTACCTGCTCGCCGTCGACACGGACATGAACACCGTCGACGGCTTCGCGATGTCCTCCTGGGCCGACGGCTACGGCGACTTCGCGATGCGCCCCGACCTCGCCACCCTGCGCCGCGTCCCCTGGCACGACGGCACGGCGCTGGTCCTGGCCGATCTGTCCTGGGAGGACGGGACGCCCGTCGTCGCCGCGCCCCGCCAGATCCTCCGGCGGCAGCTGGAACGGCTCGCCGCGCACGGACTCACCGCCCACGTCGGCACCGAGCTCGAGTTCATCGTCTTCAAGGACACCTACGAGGAGGCGTGGGACCGCGACTACCGCGGCCTCACACCGGCCAACCAGTACAACATCGACTACTCCGTCCTCGGCACCGGCCGCATCGAGCCGCTGCTGCGCCGCATCCGCAACGAGATGGCCGCCGCCGGACTCACCGTCGAGTCCGCGAAGGGCGAGTGCAACCCCGGCCAGCACGAGATCGTCTTCCGCTACGACGAAGCCCTCGTCACCTGCGACCAGCACGCCGTCTACAAGACCGGCTCCAAGGAGATCGCCGCGCAGGAGGGCGTCTCGCTCACCTTCATGGCCAAGTTCAACGAGCGCGAGGGCAACTCCTGCCACATCCACCTCTCGCTCCAGGACACCGGCGGACACAGCGTCATGGCGGGCGGCGACGGGACGATGTCCCCCCTGATGCGGCACTTCCTCGCGGGCCAGCTCGCGGCCCTGCGTGACTTCTCCCTGCTGTACGCGCCGAACATCAACTCCTACAAGCGGTTCCAGCCCGGCTCCTTCGCCCCGACCGCCGTCGCCTGGGGCCACGACAACCGCACCTGCGCCCTGCGTGTCGTCGGCCACGGCCGCTCCCTGCGCTTCGAGAACCGGCTGCCCGGCGGCGACGTCAACCCCTACCTCGCCGTCGCCGGACTCGTCGCGGCCGGACTCCACGGCATCGAGCACGCGCTCGAACTCCCCGAGGCCTGCGAGGGAAACGCCTACACCGCCGGATACGACCAGGTGCCCACCACGCTCCGCGAAGCCGCCGGCGTCTGGGAGACCAGCGAGATCGCGAGGGAGGCCTTCGGCGAGGAGACCGTCGCGCACTACCGCAACATGGCGCGCGTCGAGCTGGAGGCCTTCGACGCCGCGGTCACCGACTGGGAACTCCGCCGCTCCTTCGAACGCCTGTGA
- a CDS encoding aldehyde dehydrogenase family protein: MIHEHRVLDPATEQLVATVPATTAAEVDTAVTRAAAAQRTWAALAPADRARLLRRFAVLVDEHGEQLARLEVTEAGHTLGNARWEAANVRDLLDYAAGGVERLTGRQIPVPGGIDLTFLEPLGVVGVIAPWNFPMPIAAWGAAPALAAGNAVLLKPAETTPLTALHLARLALDAGLPEHLFQVLPGAGDVAGNALVEHPGVAKIVFTGSARVGRQVMARCADRVKRVTLELGGKSPNIVFADADIEAAAASAPMSFLDNAGQDCCARSRILVQRSVHDRFLELLLPAVAAVVVGDPTDEKTQMGPLISRTQLDRVRALVPEDADGIRGSAPTGPGFWFPPTVLTGVAPDAPVAMEEVFGPVAVVLPFDDEADAVRLANATEYGLAGSVWTRDVGRAVRVSRAVRAGNLSVNSHSAVRYWTPFGGYEQSGLGRELGPDALAAFTETKNVFIGTEA; this comes from the coding sequence TTGATCCACGAGCACCGCGTCCTCGACCCCGCGACCGAGCAACTCGTCGCCACCGTCCCCGCCACCACCGCCGCCGAGGTCGACACGGCCGTCACGCGCGCCGCCGCCGCCCAGCGGACCTGGGCCGCACTGGCTCCCGCCGACCGGGCGCGGCTGCTGCGCCGCTTCGCCGTGCTCGTCGACGAGCACGGCGAACAACTGGCCCGGCTGGAGGTCACCGAGGCCGGCCACACCCTGGGCAACGCCCGCTGGGAGGCCGCGAACGTCCGGGACCTGCTGGACTACGCAGCCGGGGGAGTGGAGCGCCTGACCGGACGCCAGATCCCCGTGCCGGGCGGGATCGACCTCACCTTCCTCGAACCGCTCGGTGTCGTCGGCGTGATCGCCCCGTGGAACTTCCCGATGCCGATCGCCGCGTGGGGCGCCGCCCCCGCCCTCGCGGCCGGCAACGCCGTACTCCTCAAACCGGCCGAGACCACTCCGCTCACCGCGCTGCACCTGGCCCGGCTGGCACTCGACGCGGGACTGCCCGAGCACCTCTTCCAGGTGCTCCCCGGCGCCGGGGACGTGGCGGGCAACGCCCTGGTCGAACACCCCGGTGTCGCCAAGATCGTCTTCACCGGATCGGCCCGAGTCGGCAGGCAGGTCATGGCCCGGTGCGCGGACCGGGTGAAACGGGTGACGCTCGAACTCGGCGGCAAGAGCCCCAACATCGTCTTCGCCGACGCCGACATCGAGGCCGCCGCGGCCTCCGCGCCCATGTCCTTCCTGGACAACGCCGGCCAGGACTGCTGCGCACGCTCCCGCATCCTGGTCCAGCGCTCCGTCCACGACCGCTTCCTCGAACTCCTCCTGCCCGCGGTCGCCGCGGTGGTCGTCGGGGACCCCACGGACGAGAAGACCCAGATGGGCCCGCTGATCTCCCGGACCCAGCTGGACCGCGTCCGCGCCCTCGTGCCCGAGGACGCCGACGGCATCCGGGGCAGCGCACCCACCGGCCCCGGATTCTGGTTCCCGCCCACCGTGCTCACCGGCGTCGCCCCCGACGCGCCCGTCGCCATGGAGGAGGTCTTCGGCCCGGTCGCCGTCGTGCTGCCCTTCGACGACGAGGCCGACGCCGTCCGGCTGGCCAACGCCACCGAGTACGGCCTCGCCGGCTCCGTCTGGACCCGCGACGTGGGCCGGGCGGTGCGGGTCTCCCGGGCGGTCCGCGCCGGCAACCTGTCCGTCAACTCCCACTCCGCCGTCCGCTACTGGACCCCCTTCGGCGGCTACGAACAGTCCGGACTCGGCCGTGAACTGGGGCCCGACGCCCTCGCGGCCTTCACCGAAACCAAGAACGTCTTCATCGGCACGGAGGCCTGA